The Neofelis nebulosa isolate mNeoNeb1 chromosome X, mNeoNeb1.pri, whole genome shotgun sequence genome has a segment encoding these proteins:
- the ARSL gene encoding arylsulfatase L, with translation MASNPRTAPQRGHPPRRLRSSWPVMLLAREGTPIFCSPFSLRRQTQGCRGRGAGCEELGRGIFKATGWPLWRETQHRALSCGPRPLATARPLSAQPNLLLLHLLAVALNGLRRCAHACGRPAEEAWALAAASGQSRRTSRAPCCTASRSLRSRRPGPDRAQPARKYERKENMLRLGHAWTWLAVTVGALLGATPSASRDLFGSRPNILLLMADDFGIGDIGCYGNDTIRTPNIDRLARDGVMLTQHLAAASVCTPSRAAFLTGRYPLRSGMVSSNGYRVLQWTGVSGGLPTNETTFAKILKDRGYATGLIGKWHLGLNCASSNDHCHHPLNHGFDHFYGMPFSMMGDCIRWELSEKRAGMERKLNVCFHIMALAALTLTAGKLTHLTSGSWTPVIWSTMAAILLFATSYFLGALIVHADCFLMRNHTITEQPMHFPRTTSLILKEVSSFIQRNKQTPFLLFVSFLHVHTPLITTEKFRGKSVHGLYGDNTEEMDWMLGKILDTLDTEGLTNSTLVYFTSDHGGSLESRLRNNQYGGSNGIYKGGKGMGGWEGGIRVPGIFRWPGVLPVGRVIHEPTSLMDVFPTVVQLGGGEVPQDRVIDGRDMLPLLLGTAQHSDHEFLLHYCENVLHAARWHQRDGGRLWKVHYTTPVFHPHGAGACYGRGVCPCFGDQVAHHDPPLLFDLSRDPSEAHALTPDTEPAFYRVMDTISRAVEEHRLTLRPVPMQLDVLGNIWKPWLQPCCGPFPLCWCDRENGQA, from the exons ATGGCCTCAAACCCCAGAACAGCTCCCCAACGCGGGCATCCGCCTCGGCGGCTGCGAAGTTCCTGGCCCGTGATGCTGCTGGCCCGCGAAGGCACACCTATTTTCTGTTCCCCCTTTTCCTTGCGGAGGCAGACGCAAGGCTGCAGGGGAAGGGGCGCGGGCTGcgaggagctggggagaggcattTTCAAGGCAACCGGTTGGCCGCTTTGGAGGgagacccagcacagagccctgagctGTGGACCGAG GCCGCTGGCCACGGCCCGGCCACTCTCTGCACAACCGAACTtgcttctcctccacctccttgcTGTGGCTTTGAACGGACTGAGACGCTGTGCACATGCGTGCGGCCGGCCGGCCGAGGAGGCCTGGGCACTGGCGGCCGCCTCAGGACAGTCCCGCAGGACCAGCCGTGCCCCCTGCTGCACCGCCAGCCGATCCCTGAGGTCCAGGCGGCCCGGCCCCGACAGAGCACAGCCAGCCAG GAAATACGAGCGGAAAGAGAACATGTTACGTCTGGGGCACGCTTG GACCTGGCTAGCTGTGACAGTCGGCGCACTTCTGGGTGCGACGCCCTCCGCCAGCAGGGATCTATTTGGCTCACGTCCAAACATCCTTCTTCTGATGGCAGACGATTTCGGCATTGGCGACATTGGCTGCTATGGCAACGACACCATCAG GACTCCAAATATTGACCGCCTCGCACGAGATGGTGTGATGCTCACCCAGCACCTCGCGGCCGCGTCAGTGTGTACCCCAAGCAGGGCTGCTTTCTTAACGGGCAGATACCCTCTCCGATCAG GTATGGTTTCCAGTAATGGTTATCGTGTTCTTCAGTGGACGGGAGTATCTGGAGGGCTCCCGACCAACGAGACAACGTttgcaaaaatattaaaggaCAGAGGCTATGCCACTGGGCTAATAG GAAAATGGCACCTGGGTCTCAACTGTGCATCTTCCAACGATCACTGCCACCACCCTCTCAACCACGGATTCGACCATTTCTACGGAATGCCGTTTTCCATGATGGGAGACTGCATCCGCTGGGAACTGTCAGAGAAGCGTGCAGGTATGGAGCGGAAACTCAACGTCTGCTTCCATATCATGGCCTTGGCTGCCCTCACGCTCACCGCTGGGAAACTCACCCACCTGACGTCAGGCTCATGGACTCCAGTCATCTGGTCAACCATGGCTGCCATCTTACTCTTCGCGACCTCGTATTTCCTGGGAGCCCTGATTGTTCACGCAGACTGCTTTCTGATGAGAAACCACACCATCACTGAGCAACCCATGCACTTTCCAAGGACGACGTCTCTTATTCTCAAAGAGGTCTCGTCCTTCATCCAAAG AAACAAGCAAACACCTTTCCTCCTCTTTGTGTCCTTTCTACACGTGCACACCCCTCTGATCACCACCGAGAAGTTCCGCGGGAAGAGTGTCCATGGGCTGTACGGGGATAACACAGAAGAGATGGACTGGATGCTGG GGAAGATTCTTGATACTTTGGACACGGAAGGCTTGACCAACAGCACCCTGGTTTATTTTACGTCGGATCATGGGGGATCTTTAGAGTCTCGACTCCGAAACAACCAGTATGGCGGGTCTAATGGAATCTATAAAG GTGGCAAAGGGATGGGGGGCTGGGAAGGCGGGATCCGCGTCCCGGGGATCTTCCGGTGGCCTGGGGTGCTGCCGGTCGGCCGAGTGATCCACGAGCCCACCAGCCTGATGGATGTTTTCCCCACCGTGGTCCAGCTGGGGGGCGGTGAGGTGCCCCAGGACAG GGTGATTGATGGCCGGGACATGCTGCCCTTGCTGCTGGGGACAGCACAGCACTCGGATCACGAATTCCTGCTGCATTACTGCGAGAATGTTCTGCACGCAGCCCGCTGGCACCAACGTGACG GAGGAAGACTGTGGAAAGTCCACTACACGACCCCAGTGTTCCACCCACATGGGGCTGGCGCCTGCTACGGGAGAGGGGTCTGCCCGTGCTTCGGGGACCAAGTGGCCCATCACGACCCACCTCTGCTCTTCGACCTGTCCAGAGACCCCTCCGAGGCGCATGCCCTCACGCCGGACACGGAACCCGCCTTTTACCGGGTGATGGACACGATCTCACGCGCCGTGGAGGAGCATCGCCTGACACTCAGGCCAGTCCCAATGCAGCTGGACGTGCTGGGAAACATCTGGAAACCCTGGCTGCAGCCGTGCTGTGGCCCGTTTCCCCTCTGCTGGTGTGATCGGGAAAACGGCCAAGCATAA